The window CTCGCTGGAATCAGGAGTCTGATCAATGGCTTAGTCAGTAGCCCAAAGACCTGATGAAACGTAAAAGATGTGATAATATGAGTAATTGTCTGGAGATTGGCTTCCATATTATGTGGTTGTTCATATTAGAGATTTTGTTGCCCTGAATGGAAGGATGTATGGCATTATTTAAGAGGAAGAGGAAACTTACAATTGTGCTGAAAAGAACAATAATTATTGTACTGGTGATCATGATAGCATTGCTAGGGAGCTGAGTGTGCCCTGATTTTGCAAACTGCAAGTGATAAAATGACTAGTTAGACAAAGCACGAATGCAAACAACATGAAGATACATAAGCAAAAATCCAGCCTTTTCCTGGAGCAGTTTCATTTGCAAATAGACCAGCTACATGGGCACGCACACCCTAATTGAGATATCATATTACAATGGTAACGGATATATTAATATTTCTTTCTAAAAAAGAGTGACAAAAAGATATATGCTTACTATCATTTTCTTTAACCACATGTTTTCAATTTTTGGCAGGATATTTTTTATTGTAATTTTTTGAAATGGGGGGAAATAACACATTCTTGATTTGTTGATGACTCCTTTTAAATCAGAATGATTTTTTGGATAGGTGATTTATTTTAAAAAGATAACGAATCCAATATTGTGGAGGATATCCCGTCCTCATTGTGAGATGTCCTACACATAATATCTTCTTCAGATCTTTAACTATAGTTAAGCTCCATCACATGTCACAACTAAATACGTCAACTATACTGACAAAACAAGAAGGTAGGTTGTGCTTGTATAACAGGTTTTGGGTTATCGATACAGGGCTACTATGCAGGTAGTGCTATTTTACAAACGTCCATCAGTAGGGAGTGAATGTAGAAGATATTCCGGCCTTGAATTCACCTTTTTGCTTCAGACATGCTAAGTTCAGGCATGGGAAGTTGAATTGTCCAATCCCATGTTTGGTGTGTGGTGGGAATAGTAAAGGCAATTTGAGAGAAAATAACTTCCCACATGAATTAACGGGGACGAGGCTGGGAAGAGATACGTGGGAATTGACCTCCTTAATTCTCTCTTTCCCCATCCCACCTCAATTCCCTTGCCCTCCAATCAAACAATGGATTATATGTCACCTACCCCTTAAATTCCTATTCCCTACCTCTAATATCCCCCAACCAAACAGGCTATAATGGGTATTCCAGGCTGATAGATGCAGTCAAGCAGGACACGTTCAATTTTTCCAAAAGTACGTAAATTATGCAACTCCCTACTATGATTTTTCATGAAATTTGTTCACCAATGATGGTTGAAGTGTACCGGTGGAAGGTATATAAACAAAGTTCGGCACGCAAATTGCATATTCACAATGATGTGTTTTCACAAATTTTAAGTCGACAAATTTGGTATATCTGTTCTTAATGACAGAATTCTAATAAAGAATGAGGTGTTACattagcatatactccctccgttccataattcttgtcgtggttttagttcaaatgtgaactaaaaccacaacaagAATTGTGGAATGAACCAAAACCACGACaagaattatggaacggagggagtacttattaagTATGATAAAACACTGAGACTAGAAAACTCGATCATGCATTACACCCAAAGCACATATGGAATAGATCAGACACAATATTTTACCTTATTGTAGGCCAATGCAATTGACACGGCACCTCTCATGAGACCCGCCCACCAAATAATAACCTGAATAACCCACATCAAGTAAGTAACAGGAGTATTCTTGAAAGGACATAACATAAATAAGATGTTTCTAATATGACACTCACTTGCTGCCTAATAGAGATCTTCTCCCCTGGAGTTGTTTTGGTCAAATTGGAGAGATAAGATAGTGGGAAAACAAATGCAGCTCTTGCAACCAGTACCAACGCCACAATAATGGAGCTCAAGCCAATAGATTTCATTGGGCTGCATAGCAAAATGTGTTACAAAACAAAACTGTCTGGATGTGAACAACAAATATGTTACTACAGACATGGAAAGAAGCAGATAGAGAACATACCTATATGTTTCACTAACAATCTTCCACTTCTCTATATCCAATGCATCCATGCCAACATAGAGAAAGAGAAACGTCTCAGAGATGAATGACAACGTGGCGAAGGCATGCCTGTTGTGCATAGAATGACATAAGCATCAGCGAAGTTCAGATGTCAAATGATGGATTCACATGTATTTCTGATACAAACAATGCAGATACTTACTTGGTTGTGACCCTGGAACTCTCTGTTACATTGTGCCAGGTATAGTGTGACATTACAATACCACAGAAGAAAACCGTGAGAATACCACTCAAATCAAGCAACTGCAACACAAAGCAACCAGTCAATATCAATTAGAGCTAGCTGATAGTGACAGATTGTGTAGTATCTATGTGAAGTTAGTAGTGCAGGGTGCTTACTTCAGCCAGCATGTAAGATAAATAAGCCATGAGCATCATAATAGCAACTTCACGATCAGTGGAGTGCCTGGAAAAAATGCCAAATTAGAGGAACAAACCATAAAAGCATATTAGAAAATCTGAAATTGTATTGAGATTGGTGACACAGGTATCATATCAAGCACACAATTCAATGTGTCCAAGTACCAACCTGCCAAAGTACAGTTTCTTGATGACATAAGCACTGAGAAGTCCACTCTGCAGTAACACGACAAATTCAGTGAGACGGCAGAACTTGACAAGTTAACAAAGCCAAAGGTGGAACCAGGACAGAACTTACAGCTACTCCAAGAAAGGTGCTGGCGCCGAATAGATAGAGGAAATTTCCAATGAACTGTAAGAATTTGAGGCTACTGAAATTTCCAAGATCAAAGTTCTGGATTGCATTGAACAACACAACTGATGTCGCATCATTAACAACACCTTCACCAAACACCAAACTGTACAAGAAGGGTGTCTCATCTTGGTTTAACACCTGCAAGGTGCAAACAGAGTCCGTTGCCGAGAATATTGCCCCAAGTGCTGAAAAAGCGAACGTGCAGAAAGAGTCAAAAGCAAGAAGAGCAGA is drawn from Triticum dicoccoides isolate Atlit2015 ecotype Zavitan chromosome 4A, WEW_v2.0, whole genome shotgun sequence and contains these coding sequences:
- the LOC119285751 gene encoding sodium/hydrogen exchanger 2-like, which codes for MMGLGLGDPPADYGSIMAVGLFVALMCICIIVGHLLEENRWMNESTTALLLGLGAGTVILFASSGKNSRLMVFSEDLFFIYLLPPIIFNAGFQVKKKQFFRNFMTITLFAVVGTLISFSIISLGAMGLISRLNIGSLELGDYLALGAIFSATDSVCTLQVLNQDETPFLYSLVFGEGVVNDATSVVLFNAIQNFDLGNFSSLKFLQFIGNFLYLFGASTFLGVASGLLSAYVIKKLYFGRHSTDREVAIMMLMAYLSYMLAELLDLSGILTVFFCGIVMSHYTWHNVTESSRVTTKHAFATLSFISETFLFLYVGMDALDIEKWKIVSETYSPMKSIGLSSIIVALVLVARAAFVFPLSYLSNLTKTTPGEKISIRQQVIIWWAGLMRGAVSIALAYNKFAKSGHTQLPSNAIMITSTIIIVLFSTIVFGLLTKPLIRLLIPARHLTREVSALSEPSSPKSFLEQLPGNGPETDLENAVSIRRPTSLRMLLASPTRSVHHYWRKFDNAFMRPVFGGRGFVPFVPGSPTESNVPLLAHGSEN